GTTCCCGATGGACGACGTCGTACCCCCGGTCGTGGAGTTCCTCGCGGATCTCACGCTGGAGTTCGTCGCTCGTACAGACGACCGCGGGGTCGATCTCGCGGATCCGGTCGTACGACGGGTTCAACCAGCCGCCGACTCTCGTGACGTCGGCCCTCTCCGCGTCCACCGAACAGTGTGTGGTCACGCCCGCGAGCCGATCCGTCAGGCCCATCGCCGCGATCGTCGCGGTCGCGCTCGGTGCCAGCGAGACGATCGGTGACGCGTTCATTATCGGGTGATAGCGGCGTGAGCTTATAAACCGGTGTGGACGCCCCGGGTCGGCAGGGTGGCTGCGATCTCGGAGGTCGTCTAGATCTCGACCGATCGCCAGGAACACCTCGGCGATGTCGAAGCAGTCCCGGAGGAGACGATCGGGCGCGCCGAGTACAGGGATGTCCCCGAACCACAGGGCATTATGGAAACGAGTTCGGGACGATCTGCGAGCGCGAACAGCAGGCCCACCACCGGGTCGTGGAAGGACAGATGAGCCGCGGTCACCGACAGTTGCTGGAGTTTGTCGATCCGGCCGAACACCGGTCGGAGTCCGGAGAGTATCCCCGAGTGTGCGAACGACGACAATACAGTGGAGGACAACGCCGGTAACTCGATCCGGCAAACGCCGAAACACATCGAAACTGGGAACTATTCGAGTACGAAATACGTACTCGTTCAAATGACAGGCATTCCTGACTACGTGGGCCCGTGTGCCTTCGGCATCGAAATGGGCGTTCTCCTCCCGGGATGTGACCTCCAGTCACAGGTCATCGAAGCGCTGGAAGAGGTCGTCGAAGACGGATTCCTCACGGACGGGGACACGATCTGTCTGACCGAATCGGTGGTCGCTCGTTCACAGAACAACTACGTAACGAAGGCGGAGATCGCCCAGGAGATCCGCGAGGGTTGCACGCTCACTCCGGAACAGACGATCGGCGTCGTCTTCCCGATCACAAGCCGCAACCGCTTTGTTCCGATCCTCGCAGGCATAAGCCGGGCCGTCCCGGACGGCAAGGTCATCGTGCAACTGCAATATCCGACAGATGAGGTCGGAAACCGAACGCTCCCACCCGAGGTTGCAGCGGAACTCGAAGCGGAGACGGACGACCATATCACGACAGACGACCTCGACCGGCGCTACCCGCATCCGATAACGGAGATCGATTACATCCAGCTGTACCGGGAGACGATTGCCGAAGAGGGTGCGGAACCGACGATCTTCTTGAGCAACGATCCGGAGAGGATTCTCGAATATCAGCCGGACGCTGTCATCGTCTCGAACGTCCACGAGCGAGAGAAGACTCGAGAAGCTGTGGCCGCATATCACGATAACGTATTGACACTACAGGAGTTGGCTAACGACGAGACAAACGACGCGTGGTCGGAGTGGGGGTTACTCGGCAGCAATATGTCCTCGGGCGAGAAGATAAAACTCGCCCCACGTCGGGCGGACCAGTTTGCCGTCGAATTACAGGAGCGTATCGACGACGAGTTCGACAAACAGGTCCACGTCATCATCAATGGAGATGGCGCGTACAAAGATCCGAGCAGCGGCATCTACGAGCTCGCCGACCCCTGTGCCGTCTTCGGAGCGACGCCGGATCTCGAAGATACACTCCGGGGAGGTGTCAAATACAAGTTCCTCGTCGACAAGTATCACGAGGAAGAAAAATCCAGAGAAGAGATCTCGGAGATACTGGCGGCGGAAGCCGAGGAGCATCACGTGGAGAGTAGCATCGAATCAGAGGGAACGACTCCCCGCCAACTTCAGAATATTATCGCCAGCCTGGCCGACCTGCTGACCGGATCTGCCGACGCCGGAACCCCGCTCGTTCTGGTCAAAGGCATAACGGGGAGTTCGAACGACTGATACTGTCTGTTGGGGGAAGTTACCGTTTCGACCGCCAGACGGACCGCTTCCGCAGAAAACCGTGGAGTCCGCCCTTTCCACCTGATTATCATTTCGTAGTGGATCAACCCGTTTCTCGGCTGTTGAGCCGTTAATTAAATAGTGGCCTGGGAAACCCAGGATCAGTAACGATCCTCAACAGTTTTGCACCCACGTACCGGCTGATACGTGTGATCGATCTCGACGACGAGGGGGCGATCGCGGACGTGTGCGATCGGGATCTCTGCGCCGCTTACGCTGCTCGTCGGCGGCCGGGTCGTCAACCTGACTGCCCCGGGCAGTGCGGGCAATCCGAGCGAGGTGATTGACACGACGTCGCGTTGATGACCCGGGGGCTGGCGAAACTCGCTGGCGATCCCGGCCTCGAACCGGAGCTCCATCCGTTTCCCGCTCGGTTCGACAGAGAGGTCGCCGCTGAGAAACTGGCGGCGATGGACGTTTCGATCGACGAGATCACCGCCGCTCAACGACGATACCACGAACAGTGGGAGGAACACGACGACGAATGATATTCGAATCCTTCTCGCAGAACATTCCGCACTGCTCGCTTCGCTCGCAGGCGGAATGGGCTCGGGCGGATTCGAACCACGGTCGCTCCCGTTCGCTCGCGTTGCTCGCTCACCTCCCGCTCTCTAATTCGAATCCTTCTCGCAGAACATTCCGCACTGCTCGCTTCGCTCGCAGGCGGAATGGGCTCGGGCGGATTCGAACCGCCGATCTCGTCCTTGTAAGGGACGCGTCATAACCACTAGACCACGAGCCCGCATTCGAACCCACCCGTCCCGAGCGAATAACGCTTTCCTTCTCGAACGAACCGGACGACACGCTCATACGTCGGTCGCTCCACGATCCCCCCGTGAACGATCGGGTTCTCGTTGCCGCCGCAATCGCTGTCCTCCTCCTCGCGGGGATAGCGGTCGGGCTGAGTCTCGGCCTCCACGAACGCGGGGAGTACGAGTGGACCACGGTCACGATCGAGGACGGCGACACCGGAGACCGACTCGCGACCGTCGACGCCCGGATCGCCGACACGCCGGAAAAACGGTACACCGGGCTCTCGAACACCGGGGAGCTGGCACCCGAGGAGGGAATGTGGTTCGTTCACGACGAACCCGGCACCTACGGCTACGTCATGCGAGACATGTCGTTCCCGATAGACATCGTCTTCGTCGATGCGGACGGGACGATCACGACGATCCACGAGGCGCCCGTCGAGGAGGACCAGTCGTCGCTCACCACCTACACTGGCTACGGACAGTTCGTGCTCGAAGTGAACCTCGGATTCACCGACGATTACGGCATCGAGGAAGGAGACCGGGTGAGAGAGCCGATCTACTCCCCTGCGGACGAACGGGACGAGACCCCCTGACAGTACCGACTACTTCAAGGGAACAGGGAAACACGTTCGTGGTATGGTAACGGAGTGGTTCCCGCTCCAGCGGCTCGCGGTCGTCGCCGCGGCCCTCCTCGCGTTCGCCATCGTCTATGCAGTCGACCGGCCTCGTGGAGCATGGGGGCGGACCCTCCGCTCCCGATTGTTGTTGGGCCTCCCGTGGGGGACGCTCGTTTCCCTCGGATTCGTCCTGCTGGTGTACCTGTTCGTCCAGGGCGGGGCCGAAAACTGGCACAATCCGGTGGTGTTGCCGTTCCGGGCGTGGTCGTACTTCTACCCGCTGGGAATGGTGACGGCGGGCTTTTCGCATGCGAGTGCGGGACACCTGATCGGCAACCTGCTGGGTGCGCTGGTGCTCGGTACCCTCGCTGAATACGCCTGGGGACATTTCCCACAATCGAGGGGGACCTCGTCGTTCAGTTCGTGGAAAACGAATCCGTACGTCCGGGCGTTCCTGATCGTCCCCGGTGCGGTGATCGGCGCCGGGCTCCTCACGTCGCTGTTCTCGATCGGTCCAGTGATCGGCTTTTCGGGTGTCGTCTTCGCGTTCGGTGGGTTCGCACTCGCCTTCTATCCGCTGGGGACGATCGTCGCTCTGTCGGCGAGCACGCTCGTCCGGTTGGTGTACAACGCGATGCGCCACCCGGAACTCGTCGCCAGTGCAGACTGGGTGTACCAGACGCCCTCGTGGGCGACGATCGCGATCCAGGGTCACGCACTCGGGCTGTTCGTGGGGCTGCTCGTCGGGCTGTATCTTCGTCGCCGTCGGGGTGACCTCCCCTCTGCGCTCCGGCTCGGGACCGGCGTGTTGCTGTACGGCGCGGCGCGATCCCTGTGGGCGGTGTACTGGTACCGCGGCGGCGAGACGTACGTGCTCTATCGGGCAATCGGGCTGGCGCTCGTGATCCTGCTTGCGACGCTCGTCGTGCTCGCGGGCGCAACCCGCGATGAACCGCTGTCGATGCCGACCCTGCCGGCAATGCCGTCCACCCCGTCGATACCGGCTCTGCCGTCGGTTTCATCACGGCTCTCGCTTCCCTCGGTTTCGACATCGAACGCGCGTTCCGGAACCACACCGGCGGCGATCGGGTTCGTGCTCCTCCTTATGGGCGCGGCAATGATCGCTGGGCCGGCAATCCCGGTGAACCTCGTCACCGCCGACGAGGAACCCTTGCCCGGTGATCCGATCGAAGTCCGGGACTATCAGGTGACGTACGCAGAGGACATCACCGACGGGATGGTCGACGTGATCGACGTCGAACTGTTCGGCGAAACAACCACCGTCGAAACCTCCGGCGTCATCGTGAAAAGCCAGGAGCGACACCTCTGGACCACCGCGGTCTCGAAGAACCGCCTGCGTGGCTCCGGACAGGAGCGGATCGGACTCGGGGGTCTCGGCTGGCGCGACTCGGTGTCCGTCCATCGCACTGGCTGGCAGGTCGTCGGGGGGGATCGGGTTTACCGGGTAGAACTCGAACACGACGAGGACCGCCAGGTCGCGTTCACCTCGACCGGATCCCACGCTCAGCCCCGCGTCGACGGCCGGAACGTCACGGTCGTCTCCTGGGCGGACGGGTTCCACCTGCTGGTCGCCCACGACGGCGGGATCGAGACGGTGCAGATACCGGAGACGAACGAGTCGGTCGAGGCGATGGGCGTGCAGTTCGCCCGCGAGGAGGACGACCTGTTCGCGGAACGGGGCGAGACTCGGGTTCGGATCGCCGCGAAGGAGACGTATCGGAGATGAGTTGTCCCGTCGGTCGGTGACCACGAAGAAACCGGCTAGCGGTGAGTGAGACCGCGCCGGAGGATGTCCCCGTACGCGGGCCGGGTGATCAAGACGCCGACGAGCACGCCCAGGATGGTGAAGATTGCGAACCCGGAGAGGTCACCCAGCGAGAGGATCATCAGTGGCGACATCGCGATGATGGTGGTCGCGGCGGCGGCGCCGATCACCCAGAACGCCCGCCTGAACCGCGAGTCGAACACCTTCCTGGATTTCACCTCGCCTTCGCTCATCACCTCGTCGGCGATGATCACGAGGTCGTCCACCCCCGTACCGACCACGGCGATGAAGCCGGCGACGACGGCCAGGTCGACCGGGTACTGAACCAGTGCGGCGAACCCGAGCAGGATGTACACCTCCGAGAACGCGGTCACAGTCATCGGAAGCGCGACCTTGGGCTGGCGGTAACGGAGGAACACCATGCCCGCCACCGCGAGCACCGCGAGGGCGCCGATGATCACGCCGAACAGCCGGAAGTTCTCGCCCTGGGTGGGGGAAATGAACGAGGAAGTCCCCTGTTCGATGCCCAACTGTGCCGGGATCGCTCCGGCCCGGAGGTTCAGCGAGATGCGCTGGGCGTCATCGAAGTCGGTCGCCATCAGCCGGAAGCCGGGATCGTTCGCCCAGGAGCCGTCACGCATGCTGTCCGCCAGTCCCGGCTGCATCCCGAACGCGTTGACGACCTCGTCGTCGACAACGAGCAGGAGACACGGATCGACCGTCTCGCCGACGCCGTCTTCCTCGCTGAAGTAGGTACACTGGGAACCGCCCGGTTGGGCGACGCCGAACTCGGCGGCAGCGTCCTGGAACCGCTCGGCCGCCGGGTTACCCTCCTCGTTGACGACCGACACCGGCACGTACGGCCGGTCAGCTTCGTCGCGCTGGGCGGTGCCGATGTTCTCGAAGTCGTCCTGTACCAGAACCGACCGTTCGGTCGAGTAGCCGTCCTCGACCTCGTCGTCCGGGTAGTAGATGTCGATCCGGACCGTCCCGCGTTCTTCGATGAGTTCGATGACGTCGCTTCTGTCCTCACCCGGCACTTCGACCAACAGGAAGTGTTCACCCGCACCGGGATCGAACACTTGCCGGACGCTCCCACCCGAGAGTCCGGCCTCGTTGATCTTCCCGTCGATCACCCTGATCGCCGCCGAGCGCGTCTCGTCGGTGACACCCGGCGAGATCGAGTCGTACGGGTAGCCTGCCGCCTCGAGCGCGCCCGCAAACTCCTCGCGGCCGACCCCCGCGTCGGTCACTTCGACCTCACCGCCGTCCTCGGTGCGCTGTTCGACGTTGACGTCGGTCGAGTCGGTGTCAGGCAGTTCGTTCGCGACGTTTTGGGCGACCTGTGAGGGGGTGTCTCCACCGAATTCGACGCCGTCGGCGACGAACCCGAGGAGGGGTGCACGGATCCGCGTACCGCCCGCCAGATCCAGCCCGTACTGGAGGTTTGTAAGCCCTTCAGACGCCTGTTGCTCGACGTCGTCTCCTTCGACGACGTCGGGCGACTCAGGCGCCATCGTCGGCGAGAACAACGCGAACGTCGCCGCGAGAATGAAGACGGCGAGCAACAGCAGCCGCCAGTTCTCCTTGATCATCGTTTCACCCCCTCGAACTTGTACCAGCGAAGCAGTGTCACGTTCATCAGATACGTGTTCATCAGGTCGGCGAACAGCCCGACGACAAGGATGATGCCGATGTCACGAAGGAGATCAACCCCGAGGATGGTGGCGGCGATCGCCATCACCGTCATCGCGGCGATCGAGGTGATCGTCATCGTCACACCGGTCCGCATCGCCCGGTGAACCGACTCGTAGAAGTCGCCGGTTCGGCGGAGCACGCTGTTGTTCAACAGGATGTCGGAGTCGACGCTGTATCCGATCAACATCAACAGCGCCGCAACCGTCCCCAGTGTCAGATCGATCCCGAGCAGGTTCATCATCGCGATCGGGATCATGATGTCGGAAAACGCAGACGCGACCACCGCCACGGAGGGGATGAACGTCCGGAACAGCGCGAACACCAGCACCGCCATCCCGAGGAACGCGATACCGACGCCGGTCACAGCGAGCTGTCGCGTGTCGGCCCCGAAGCTCTCGCTGACCTCGTCTAACCCACGTAAGTCGAATCCGGCGGCTTCGACCTCGTCTTCGAGTGTCGACGCATCTGTGACGCCGGCACGGAACGTCACCACGTACACGTCGTCGCCGGGGATCGACCGGATCGTGTCGGGTTCCGCCGAGAACGCCTCCTCGATCGCCGCGTCGGGGTCCTCGACGTCGTCCATGGCGATCCGTACCTCCGTCCCGCCGGTGAACTCCAGCCCGTAGTTCGCGGGGGCGCCGGTCAGGAGGAACCAGCCACCGATGATCAACAGCGCGAGTGCGAGAACCGCGAGCGGAACCACCAGGAGCTGGCGGTTCGAATACTCGGTGTAGTCCACCTCCGGTACCCGCAGTTCGACCATAAACGCGTCTGCGAGTTCGCCCCGAATAAGCCTTCCCGTTTTCCAGTCGCGCTTTCCGGGGACGAGAGCGCCTTATGGGCTGTCGGCGGCGTGTGCGTAGACGAACTCCCGCAGCAGCTTCCCGGCCAGGGCCGCCGCCTGGCCGTCGTCGCGATCGTTCACCTCGACGACGTCGAATCCATCGGATCGGGGCGCCACCGCGCGGACTGCGTCCCGCATTTCCCGGGGCGACAGCCCGAACGGCTCCATCGTTCCCGTCCCCGGCGCGTATCCGGGATCTGCGCCGTCGATGTCGACCGAGAGATACACTGAGTCGACGTCCGCGAGCCCGGTGTCTCCCGCGTTCGTCGCGGTGACCCACTCTCGGGTCGCCTCCGGCGGCACAACTGTGACGTCGTCCGCGTCGGCGCGCTCCCACTCCGCTTTTGAGCCGGTTCTGGCCCCGACGACGACGAGTCGGTCTGCGTGGCCCTCCTCCAGCACCCGGCGACAGACGCACGCGTGACTCCACGGGTTGCCGGCGTATTCGTCACGCAGGTCCAGATGGGCGTCGAGAACGACGAGAACCTCCGGCTCGACGGCGGCGACGCCGGCATAAGTGATCGTGTGCTCCCCGCCTAACGTAAGCGGGACCGCGTCGTCCCAGACGACGTCCCGCAGCGTCCCCTCGAGGAACTCGAGATACTCGGGGACATCGGGCCACGCGTGCACGTCGCCCGCGTCGTGCACCGAAAGGTCGGTGAAAAACTGGTCCGTGCGGCGGTCGTAGTCGTCGTACGTCTCCGCGAACCGGCGGATCCGGTCCGGGCCGAACCGGGTTCCCGGCTGGAACGTCGTCGTCGCGTCCAGGGGCGCGCCGACGATCGCGTACGCCGCCGCCTCGCGGTCGGCCGACGCGCCGGGGAACATTATCCGACGATCTTCCGCTGGTCCTCGTACTCGAGGTACTCGATGGTGTCGTCCGAGGAGAACGACTCGTCTTCGGGCACCCGCATGGTGAACGTCTCGTAGGTGTCCAGGTCCATCACCTGGGCGTCGTTGCCGGACACCGAGACGACCTGCCCCTGTTTCCGCTCGATGATCGGTACCCACACCTTCGCGTCGACGGGCTGAGAGAGCGATCGCTTCTTGCCGTCGAAGACGCCGCGACCCTCGACTCGGGCCTTCGCGCTGCCGTGTTTGCCGGGCTTTGCGGTGCTGTAGGCGTTGATCTTGCAGGGTGTGTCGTCCATCATCACGTAGCTGCCTTCCTGGAGGTCGCGAACCTGCTTTTGCTCTTTCGGCATACACCGTCGTTTTGCCGGCGGCAGTATAAACGGTTTGATCGCCGACGTGCGGCCCCTTCGTCCTCTTTCGGCGGGTTTCGGCGGGTTTCGGTGGGCTAGAGTTCGGGCTCGTACTCCTCGTCGTCGCCTTCGGGAAGCAAGTTGCCGGTACGGAGGTAGCTCGTCGCCATCAGCGCCAAAAAGCCAGCCGCGATCGCGACGATCGTTCGTTCGGGAAACTCCAGTCCGACGGCGTTGCCCGCGAGGTTCACGACGATCAGGGTGAGCGCGCCCGCCCCGAGCGCGATGGACTCCTCCGAGAGGTCGTCTAACCGGTCCGGGAGAACGCTCATCGGGACTCTCCCCGGTTCACGATCGCTTTCGAGACGTAAGAGAGGCCACGCTCCAGTTCGGACGTGGGGAGTCCGAACCCGATTCGGAAGTAGTCGTCGTGGCCGAACAGGTCCCCGGGAGCGAGTACGACGCCCTCCTGCTCGACGACGGTTCGACAGAAATCGGTGCTCGACTCGAAGCCGTCGGGAACGGTGACGAAGCCGTTGACCCCGACCGGATCGTACCAGGACAGATCGTGACGGTCGATCCAGTCGGCGACGATCTCCCTGTTTTCGGCGGCGAGTTCGCGGTTCTCCTCCAGGATTTCCGTCTCGCGCCGTCCCGTCGCCTGTTTTGCGACGTGCTGGCCGAACAGCGACGGCGAGATGGTGGTGTAGTCCTTCCAGTTCCAGGCCGCCTCGATCACCGACCGGTCGCCGACGAGCCAGCCGAACCGCAGCCCGGCGAGTCCGTACGCCTTCGTGAGGCTCGTCGTCGACAGGCCATATTCGCCCATGCTCGCGACCGGCGGAAGCGGGTCCTCGGCGAGCAGCCGGTACACCTCGTCACACAGCAGATACGCGTCGTGGGCGGCGGCGGCGTCGTACAGTTGCTGGATGACCTCCTCGCCGTGATACCGCCCCGTTGGGTTGTTGGGGTTGTTCACGACGACGACCGCGGTGTCGTCGGTGATTGCCTCCCGGACTGCGTCGACGTCGAGGGTCCACTGCGGCGGCTCCAGGTCGACAGTCGTCACCGAACCGAACGCCTCCGGGACGGAGTACAGCGCCTGGTAGGTCGGTGTCACCACGACCGCGTGATCGCCGCCGTCGCCGCCCAGAAGCGAGAGGAACGAAAGGAAGTTCGCCTCCTGTGTCCCGCAGGTGAAAAGGACTTCCTCGGCCGAACGGTCGTAGCGTTCCCCCACCCGGGCACGGAATTCCGGATCGCCGTTCGTGGGGATCACGTACCCCAGTTCCCCCGGATCGAGATCGAACCTGGAGGCGTCCAGCGACCGGATCCCGCTTTCGGCGAGCATGATCTCGGCGTCGTGTTCGTACTCCGCGAACCAGCGTTCGAGGCCGAACGGGGCGATGTCCATACGGACGAGTGGATCGAGACGGTGTTAATTCGTTCGACAGTCGCTCCCGGAGGACCCCTGCCCGTCGGCGATCGGGAGCGCGAGGGTGACGACAGTGCCTCGTGGCTCGTTGTCCGCAAACGAGAGTTCGCCGGCCGAGAGCGACGCAGTCCACTTCACAAGCCACAGCCCGAGGCCGCTGCCGTGAACCAGATCCGTCTCCGTCCGGGTGTTCAGGATCTCCCGTTCCGGCTCCGGGATACCGGGACCGTCGTCGGCAACCCGGACGGAGACCAGTTCGCCGTCGGTCTCGATTCGGACGGTCACCTGGGGGGACGGCCGATCGTGGTGTACGATCGTGTTCTCGATCAGTTCGGCGACAGCCAGCTCGAACAGCTCCTCGTCGACGACGTTCACGTGGACGCCGTGGTCGGTGCGATCCGGGAGTTCGGTCACGAACTCGGCGTTTTGATACGTCTCCCGGGCGTCGGAAACGGCGCGGTCGACAACTGCCGTCGCCGACGCATCCACCGCGCTGTCGCGTGCTTGAAGTGTTTGCTCGACGTGGCGCGCCTGCTCGGAGAATTCGACGACCCGTCTGGAGCTCTCGATTGCGGTTTCGACGTGTTCGGCGTCGCCATCGGACGTTTGTCGCTCCAGTTGCTCCAGGTGACCGAGGACGACGTTCAGTTCGTTGCGGACGTTGTGTCGGAGGATCCGGTTGAGAACGCTAATCCGCTGTTCGTGTTCGACGACATCGGTGATGTCCTGGAGATACACGATCCGCCCGATTTCGCGATCCCGCCCGTCGGTCAGTGGTGTCGACCGCGGCCGAAACCGGCGCTCGTTTCCTCCGCTTTCGACGACGAGTTCGCCGCCGTCGGAGACGACGTTCGACGACAGGAGGTCGTCGGCGGGCTGTCCGACCGCAATCCCATCGAAGATGCGTGCCGCGATCGGGTTGAAGTCCTTGATCTTGTCGTCGGGTCCGACGACGACCACGCCGTCCTCTAACTCTTCGACGAGCCGGTCCCGGGCGATCGGCCGGAGCGAAAACAGGTCGAAGTGAAACAGTGCCAGCGCGAACACCAGCCCGGAGACGGCCAGCGCGGTGGTGGTGAAATCGACCATCGGCTCAGGACCCATCCCGAAATTCATGGCGACGTTCGTCGCCAGCGGGACGAACGCTGCGACGAACAGCAACACCGCCTGCTTGCGATAGACGGCGCCCGACCGGACGATCGAGATCCCGTACAGGAGGAGACCCAGAGCCGTTATCGCGTACAGGTAGCCGAGGCTAATCCAGTACAGGGGGCCAAACTCCGGTACCAGAACCGACGCGCCGCCGACGGTTGCAATCGACAGCGATTGCCAGAAGAGGCCGTGATACGGGTTCGTCCACACCGCCGCGACTGTGATTGAGGGAACGACCGCGAGAAGCGTGTACGTCCGGCGTGATAGCCATCTCTCGTAGCCGGCGTACTGAGCCGCCACGAGGAGATACGCCACTGGCGCGAGGACGGTTCCGGGATACCGAAGCCGATGCCAGAAGGCGACCTGCTCGACGGTAGAATAACCGAGCCCGACGCCGTGCGGGATGGCCCACGCTGCGGCCGCGAACATCAATACCGAAAACGGCACGGCCATCGGGTCCGGTCGTTGCCGGAGCGCGGCGACACCGACCGCGAGCGCCACGACCGAGCCCCCGAACACGATGACCGCGAACGCCGAAACGGTCCATCC
The Halalkaliarchaeum desulfuricum DNA segment above includes these coding regions:
- a CDS encoding aminotransferase class I/II-fold pyridoxal phosphate-dependent enzyme, which gives rise to MDIAPFGLERWFAEYEHDAEIMLAESGIRSLDASRFDLDPGELGYVIPTNGDPEFRARVGERYDRSAEEVLFTCGTQEANFLSFLSLLGGDGGDHAVVVTPTYQALYSVPEAFGSVTTVDLEPPQWTLDVDAVREAITDDTAVVVVNNPNNPTGRYHGEEVIQQLYDAAAAHDAYLLCDEVYRLLAEDPLPPVASMGEYGLSTTSLTKAYGLAGLRFGWLVGDRSVIEAAWNWKDYTTISPSLFGQHVAKQATGRRETEILEENRELAAENREIVADWIDRHDLSWYDPVGVNGFVTVPDGFESSTDFCRTVVEQEGVVLAPGDLFGHDDYFRIGFGLPTSELERGLSYVSKAIVNRGESR
- a CDS encoding preprotein translocase subunit SecD — translated: MIKENWRLLLLAVFILAATFALFSPTMAPESPDVVEGDDVEQQASEGLTNLQYGLDLAGGTRIRAPLLGFVADGVEFGGDTPSQVAQNVANELPDTDSTDVNVEQRTEDGGEVEVTDAGVGREEFAGALEAAGYPYDSISPGVTDETRSAAIRVIDGKINEAGLSGGSVRQVFDPGAGEHFLLVEVPGEDRSDVIELIEERGTVRIDIYYPDDEVEDGYSTERSVLVQDDFENIGTAQRDEADRPYVPVSVVNEEGNPAAERFQDAAAEFGVAQPGGSQCTYFSEEDGVGETVDPCLLLVVDDEVVNAFGMQPGLADSMRDGSWANDPGFRLMATDFDDAQRISLNLRAGAIPAQLGIEQGTSSFISPTQGENFRLFGVIIGALAVLAVAGMVFLRYRQPKVALPMTVTAFSEVYILLGFAALVQYPVDLAVVAGFIAVVGTGVDDLVIIADEVMSEGEVKSRKVFDSRFRRAFWVIGAAAATTIIAMSPLMILSLGDLSGFAIFTILGVLVGVLITRPAYGDILRRGLTHR
- a CDS encoding coenzyme F420-0:L-glutamate ligase, which produces MTGIPDYVGPCAFGIEMGVLLPGCDLQSQVIEALEEVVEDGFLTDGDTICLTESVVARSQNNYVTKAEIAQEIREGCTLTPEQTIGVVFPITSRNRFVPILAGISRAVPDGKVIVQLQYPTDEVGNRTLPPEVAAELEAETDDHITTDDLDRRYPHPITEIDYIQLYRETIAEEGAEPTIFLSNDPERILEYQPDAVIVSNVHEREKTREAVAAYHDNVLTLQELANDETNDAWSEWGLLGSNMSSGEKIKLAPRRADQFAVELQERIDDEFDKQVHVIINGDGAYKDPSSGIYELADPCAVFGATPDLEDTLRGGVKYKFLVDKYHEEEKSREEISEILAAEAEEHHVESSIESEGTTPRQLQNIIASLADLLTGSADAGTPLVLVKGITGSSND
- a CDS encoding sensor histidine kinase, with amino-acid sequence MGWTVSAFAVIVFGGSVVALAVGVAALRQRPDPMAVPFSVLMFAAAAWAIPHGVGLGYSTVEQVAFWHRLRYPGTVLAPVAYLLVAAQYAGYERWLSRRTYTLLAVVPSITVAAVWTNPYHGLFWQSLSIATVGGASVLVPEFGPLYWISLGYLYAITALGLLLYGISIVRSGAVYRKQAVLLFVAAFVPLATNVAMNFGMGPEPMVDFTTTALAVSGLVFALALFHFDLFSLRPIARDRLVEELEDGVVVVGPDDKIKDFNPIAARIFDGIAVGQPADDLLSSNVVSDGGELVVESGGNERRFRPRSTPLTDGRDREIGRIVYLQDITDVVEHEQRISVLNRILRHNVRNELNVVLGHLEQLERQTSDGDAEHVETAIESSRRVVEFSEQARHVEQTLQARDSAVDASATAVVDRAVSDARETYQNAEFVTELPDRTDHGVHVNVVDEELFELAVAELIENTIVHHDRPSPQVTVRIETDGELVSVRVADDGPGIPEPEREILNTRTETDLVHGSGLGLWLVKWTASLSAGELSFADNEPRGTVVTLALPIADGQGSSGSDCRTN
- a CDS encoding translation initiation factor IF-5A, which produces MPKEQKQVRDLQEGSYVMMDDTPCKINAYSTAKPGKHGSAKARVEGRGVFDGKKRSLSQPVDAKVWVPIIERKQGQVVSVSGNDAQVMDLDTYETFTMRVPEDESFSSDDTIEYLEYEDQRKIVG
- the speB gene encoding agmatinase; the protein is MFPGASADREAAAYAIVGAPLDATTTFQPGTRFGPDRIRRFAETYDDYDRRTDQFFTDLSVHDAGDVHAWPDVPEYLEFLEGTLRDVVWDDAVPLTLGGEHTITYAGVAAVEPEVLVVLDAHLDLRDEYAGNPWSHACVCRRVLEEGHADRLVVVGARTGSKAEWERADADDVTVVPPEATREWVTATNAGDTGLADVDSVYLSVDIDGADPGYAPGTGTMEPFGLSPREMRDAVRAVAPRSDGFDVVEVNDRDDGQAAALAGKLLREFVYAHAADSP
- the secF gene encoding protein translocase subunit SecF, producing the protein MVELRVPEVDYTEYSNRQLLVVPLAVLALALLIIGGWFLLTGAPANYGLEFTGGTEVRIAMDDVEDPDAAIEEAFSAEPDTIRSIPGDDVYVVTFRAGVTDASTLEDEVEAAGFDLRGLDEVSESFGADTRQLAVTGVGIAFLGMAVLVFALFRTFIPSVAVVASAFSDIMIPIAMMNLLGIDLTLGTVAALLMLIGYSVDSDILLNNSVLRRTGDFYESVHRAMRTGVTMTITSIAAMTVMAIAATILGVDLLRDIGIILVVGLFADLMNTYLMNVTLLRWYKFEGVKR
- a CDS encoding DUF192 domain-containing protein, which codes for MNDRVLVAAAIAVLLLAGIAVGLSLGLHERGEYEWTTVTIEDGDTGDRLATVDARIADTPEKRYTGLSNTGELAPEEGMWFVHDEPGTYGYVMRDMSFPIDIVFVDADGTITTIHEAPVEEDQSSLTTYTGYGQFVLEVNLGFTDDYGIEEGDRVREPIYSPADERDETP
- a CDS encoding rhomboid family intramembrane serine protease is translated as MVTEWFPLQRLAVVAAALLAFAIVYAVDRPRGAWGRTLRSRLLLGLPWGTLVSLGFVLLVYLFVQGGAENWHNPVVLPFRAWSYFYPLGMVTAGFSHASAGHLIGNLLGALVLGTLAEYAWGHFPQSRGTSSFSSWKTNPYVRAFLIVPGAVIGAGLLTSLFSIGPVIGFSGVVFAFGGFALAFYPLGTIVALSASTLVRLVYNAMRHPELVASADWVYQTPSWATIAIQGHALGLFVGLLVGLYLRRRRGDLPSALRLGTGVLLYGAARSLWAVYWYRGGETYVLYRAIGLALVILLATLVVLAGATRDEPLSMPTLPAMPSTPSIPALPSVSSRLSLPSVSTSNARSGTTPAAIGFVLLLMGAAMIAGPAIPVNLVTADEEPLPGDPIEVRDYQVTYAEDITDGMVDVIDVELFGETTTVETSGVIVKSQERHLWTTAVSKNRLRGSGQERIGLGGLGWRDSVSVHRTGWQVVGGDRVYRVELEHDEDRQVAFTSTGSHAQPRVDGRNVTVVSWADGFHLLVAHDGGIETVQIPETNESVEAMGVQFAREEDDLFAERGETRVRIAAKETYRR